One Myxococcus stipitatus genomic window, TCGCCGCCATGCGGCGCGACCTCCCGGTGGAGGCCGACCTGTGCGAGGGCCTGTTGCGACTCCGGCAGAACCGCGCGGAGGAGGCGACGGCGCTGCTGGAGCGGGCCTTCGTCGCGATGCGGAAGCACCCCTGGGCCCCGCCCGACATGACCCGCAACGTGCTCACGCAGCTGCCGCCCCTCGCGCGCGCCCACAAGGCCCTGGGGCGCAGGCTCTACGACGTGCTCGCCCAGCCCTTCGCCGTGGATGGCGTCACGGAGGCGCGGCGCGACGCACGGCTGGAGCTGGCGCTCGCCGTGGATTGGACGGGCCTGTGCGTGGAGGCGTTCGCTCCGCTCGAGCCATCCCCCTCCTGGGATGGATGGACGCTGGAGCTGCGCCGACGCTGCTATCGGGACACGGGGCACCCGCTGGCCGAGCTCGCGGAGGAGGAGTACCAACGCCTGCTCGACCAGTCCCCCGCCTCCTTCCTCCCCGACCTGCCCGACACGCCGCCGCCTCCGCACGACGTCAACGGCGGCTTCGCGGGCTCCGCGCGCTACTGAGCCGCGCCTCGCGAGCACCAGGCCCTGGCCGGGGGCGCCGGGAAGAATCGCCCGCGCGCCCCGCACGCGCTCACGCCACCATCGCCCGCACCTCCGCCGTGAAGGCGTGCGCGTCATCCGCATGGACGACGAGGGGCGGAAGCACCACGAGCCCCGCTCCACCGCCCTTCACCGCGCGCAGCAACACCAGCTTCGCGGGCCGGTCCGCGCGAGGGTGGATCCACCGCACCGTGCGCGGCGCCAGGTCGTGCGCGAGCAGCACCGACACCAGCTCGCTGAAGCGGGAGGCCGGGTACACCATGCACAGCCCCCCGCGCGGCTCCAACAGGTGCGCCGCCGCCCGCGTGACGTCCCGCAGGTCGCACGCGAGCTCATGCCGCGCGAGCGCCTTCTCCTCCGACGCGCTGGTGCGCCCGGTGGCCCTCGCCCGGTAGGGAGGATTGCAGACCACGTGCGAGAACCCGCTGGAGGGGAACTGCTCCGCCACGCGTCGCAGGTCCCCGTGCACGAGCGACACCGCGCGTTCGCAGCGGTTCAGGTAGACGTTGCGTTCGGCCAGTGAGAACAAGCCGGGCTGGAGCTCCAGCGCGGTGATGTCCCCGAGCCCCAGCCGCCGCGCGAGCA contains:
- a CDS encoding tRNA1(Val) (adenine(37)-N6)-methyltransferase, whose amino-acid sequence is MRLELRAGPGETLDSICGGTVRVLQRRLGYRFTLDPLLLAHFTVHEGGAPRGRLMDLGTGCGIIPLVLARRLGLGDITALELQPGLFSLAERNVYLNRCERAVSLVHGDLRRVAEQFPSSGFSHVVCNPPYRARATGRTSASEEKALARHELACDLRDVTRAAAHLLEPRGGLCMVYPASRFSELVSVLLAHDLAPRTVRWIHPRADRPAKLVLLRAVKGGGAGLVVLPPLVVHADDAHAFTAEVRAMVA